In Mercenaria mercenaria strain notata chromosome 14, MADL_Memer_1, whole genome shotgun sequence, the following are encoded in one genomic region:
- the LOC123528235 gene encoding G-protein coupled receptor dmsr-1-like: MNNTIPVSPYKSEMLESFSLWYGKWHGYISLVICVIGIILNTINIVVLTRKKMQTPINSILTWLAVFDIATMMSYVPFAFHFYCRYSTFFISSDKNSKPWMTFLLVYLNFSATTHTISIWLAVALAIFRHKHLHSPAKGSLTRMRRLIRARVVVCVIVCTSILIMIPNYVIHKLEKIELRNNATMYVFEDWNLGSKHTHPVTTLALIMYSVLAKILPSLLIMLYGGLLLKTLSKSMRVKRRLSEGGASLSYQRNRNPSRTTIMLLTVIVLFLVTELPQGILIVCSVFLEKFFEHIYIPLGDVMDILALINNAINFVLYCTMSHEFRRTFVKLFWSFSLFALATNHYTPSPSKNNNSNEGSVSIKSVSQKRNSSLTMYTKTINARGDSIL, translated from the coding sequence atgaataacaCGATCCCCGTTAGTCCTTACAAAAGTGAAATGTTGGAATCGTTCAGTCTGTGGTATGGAAAATGGCACGGATATATCAGTCTTGTTATATGTGTCATAGGGATCATTCTTAATACAATCAACATTGTTGTACTCACTCGGAAAAAGATGCAAACACCAATTAACTCTATCCTTACATGGCTCGCTGTCTTTGACATTGCTACGATGATGTCATATGTACCATTTGCATTCCATTTTTATTGTCGATATTCCACGTTTTTTATTTCCTCAGACAAAAATAGCAAGCCATGGATGACATTTTTGCTGGTATACTTGAATTTTTCGGCGACCACACATACTATTTCAATTTGGCTTGCCGTTGCCTTGGCAATATTTAGGCACAAACATTTGCATTCGCCCGCAAAAGGAAGTCTGACGCGCATGCGTCGACTAATTAGAGCACGTGTTGTAGTCTGTGTCATTGTTTGTACTTCAATATTGATAATGATTCCAAATTACGTTATTCACAAATTAGAGAAAATAGAATTAAGAAACAATGCTACCATGTATGTATTTGAAGACTGGAATTTAGGGTCGAAACACACACATCCGGTAACTACACTCGCTTTAATTATGTACAGTGTACTTGCAAAGATCTTACCCAGCCTTTTGATCATGTTATATGGCGGTTTACTACTTAAAACATTGAGTAAATCCATGAGGGTAAAAAGGCGATTATCCGAAGGAGGGGCCAGCCTTAGTTACCAAAGAAACAGAAACCCATCGAGGACAACAATTATGTTGCTAACAGTGATTGTATTGTTCCTTGTTACCGAGTTACCACAGGGTATACTTATTGTTTGTTccgtatttttagaaaaattcttTGAACATATATACATTCCATTAGGAGACGTTATGGATATTTTAGCGCTTATAAACAATGCTATCAACTTTGTGCTTTACTGTACTATGAGTCATGAATTCAGGAGGACTTTTGTAAAGCTattttggtcgttttcattgttTGCACTAGCTACGAATCACTATACCCCGTCACCTAGTAAGAATAATAATTCTAACGAAGGGTCTGTTTCTATAAAAAGTGTTAGCCAGAAACGCAACTCGTCCCTTACCATGTATACAAAGACTATCAATGCTAGGGGAGACAGCATCCTCTAA